Proteins co-encoded in one Syngnathoides biaculeatus isolate LvHL_M chromosome 22, ASM1980259v1, whole genome shotgun sequence genomic window:
- the LOC133495599 gene encoding uncharacterized protein LOC133495599, producing the protein MMEDILAGLKVNRDHFRFLLGLQKHRMFESSGPHPGSPGSPTEMPRSLPIMEHDLPVRPPLPQQLLQSVQIRDEDLGWTAAPPEVIYTAENIHRRGKPDLLNVKTRKDASASRSGTKGITADRASQTSKKVKMSEEEQKERMKRNQERMTNRKKPPVPGPAANTQSQSSETQKEAPLPLRVTRVVTTVLPSSLVARRVSVVDPPPEEDAPPPEQVSSEEPNKKSRTAGPARGSAEKPRENLVPKAGRRASGSSDLSAAVSAETSRKHAWETSAGQRERRSSEIEADERPSSILTVEVDPDLCLTPEQREAKLRRVERIRQRVMQSAITPIKQEGHFCDTSGKQRATSEPPVTGQHVDNAETPIKFPSRTQHKSHSRRAGVATKIKRPPSPHHVASLSCGENDERELHEPERDDGNPAASDLRLKWFLSTNHRLEFLPLHISDADVGTEETSREEDRRPACSEDGSDSVTMSSAVSQSLEKMKENHSLFYKIACDISVSDTDITKNENSREEPVITECVVGTGSDRESQGFSRKLPFDAHAERVDALRSYLEETEHGSRPQDGQASESDRDGNGGTKRSSGQDRCKVNQDVAEDREHLKTSSGSLQREKLVGRRDSYQKAKVTVFRTSL; encoded by the exons ATGATGGAGGACATCCTCGCTGGGTTAAAAGTCAACCGGGACCACTTCCGCTTCCTGCTGGGATTACAGAAACACCGCA TGTTCGAATCCTCGGGCCCGCATCCTGGATCTCCCGGTTCCCCCACAGAGATGCCTCGCAGTCTGCCAATA ATGGAACACGACCTGCCGGTCCGGCCTCCTTTACCCCAGCAGTTACTGCAAAGCGTGCAGATTCGCGACGAGGACCTCGGCTGGACTGCGGCACCGCCTGAG GTGATCTACACCGCTGAAAACATCCACCGAAGAGGCAAACCCGACCTCCTTAACGTGAAAACGCGCAAGGATGCATCTG CATCTCGGTCCGGCACTAAGGGGATCACGGCGGATAGAGCGTCCCAAACGAGCAAG AAGGTGAAGATGAGCGAGGAGGAGCagaaggagaggatgaagagGAACCAGGAGAGGATGACGAATCGGAAGAAGCCTCCCGTCCCCGGTCCAGCCGCCAACACGCAAAGCCAAAGTTCCGAAACGCAAAAGGAG GCCCCCCTCCCTTTGAGGGTGACCCGGGTGGttaccaccgtgctgccgtctTCCCTCGTGGCCCGGCGGGTTTCCGTGGTGGATCCCCCGCCCGAGGAGGACGCCCCGCCGCCTGAGCAGGTCTCATCAGAGGAGCCGAACAAAAAATCCAGGACAGCCGGGCCGGCTCGAGGCTCAGCGGAGAAGCCTCGGGAGAATCTCGTTCCGAAGGCGGGGCGACGCGCATCCGGGTCCTCGGACCTGAGCGCAGCTGTTTCCGCCGAGACCTCGAGGAAGCACGCTTGGGAGACATCAGCGGGTCAACGAGAGAGACGCAGCTCGGAAATCGAG GCGGACGAACGGCCTTCTTCCATCTTGACTGTCGAGGTGGACCCTGACCTCTGCTTGACCCCCGAGCAGCGCGAGGCCAAACTCAGGCGCGTGGAACGAATACGACAGCGAGTCATGCAAAG CGCTATTACGCCAATCAAGCAGGAGGGGCACTTCTGTGATACATCAGGAAAGCAAAGAGCAACATCAG AGCCTCCCGTCACCGGTCAGCACGTTGACAATGCAGAGACTCCCATAAAGTTCCCGAGCAGAACCCAGCACAAAAGTCACAGCCGCAGGGCAGGCGTCGCCACTAAAATCAAACGCCCGCCTTCGCCGCATCACGTCGCGTCTCTCAGTTGCGGGGAGAATGACGAGCGAGAGCTTCACGAACCTGAACGCGATGACGGGAATCCTGCGGCTTCCGATTTGAGATTAAAGTGGTTCCTCTCCACCAACCACCGCCTTGAATTCCTGCCGTTGCACATCTCCGACGCGGACGTCGGCACCGAGGAGACGTCACGCGAGGAGGACCGCCGGCCCGCCTGCTCTGAAGACGGGAGCGACTCCGTCACCATGTCGTCGGCAGTCAGTCAGAGCttagagaaaatgaaagaaaaccacTCGCTGTTCTACAAGATCGCTTGTGACATTAGCGTTTCAGACACGGACATCACCAAGAACGAGAATTCCCGGGAGGAACCCGTCATCACCGAATGTGTGGTCGGAACCGGATCGGATCGGGAGAGCCAGGGGTTCAGCCGCAAGTTGCCGTTCGATGCACATGCAGAACGAGTGGATGCTCTCAGGTCGTATCTTGAAGAAACAGAACATGGATCTCGACCTCAAGACGGTCAGGCCTCAGAATCTGACAGAGATGGGAACGGCGGGACCAAAAGGAGTTCTGGCCAAGACAGGTGCAAGGTGAACCAAGACGTGGCAGAGGACCGGGAACACTTGAAAACTTCATCTGGTTCCTTGCAACGGGAGAAACTTGTCGGTCGGAGGGACTCTTACCAAAAGGCAAAAGTAACCGTTTTCAGGACCAGTTTGTAA
- the LOC133495612 gene encoding liprin-alpha-3-like, whose translation MTVVKRQAQSPAGVSSEVEVLKALKSLFEHHKALDEKVRERLRVALERVSMLEDQLAASSQEVISLRDQIKRRQQGLDGGKDRLPNGPASGLEDSELERQREVEIERQRAELSQLRERLALMCRQVGEIEEQLASARREVTKSEEANQKLQREVKEALCQREDMEERITTLERRYLSAQREATSLHDIKDKLENDLASKESLHRQSEEKNRQLQERLDEAKQKLQQTLQRAETLPEIEAQLAQRVAALNKAEERHGNFEERLRQMEAQLEEKNQELQRARQREKMNDEHNKRLSDTVDKLLSESNERLQLHLKERMAALEEKNALSEELANMKKIQDDLLANKEQLIAELERIQLELDQLRGRPGSSYSRAGSVSSLPSTLFRRSLPGSASELRYPQGGGSLPAGYSSSSGGVVVRRTHRGRWGPARDDCNKYGEWDSGSMMGPGFEGVEGVCSDDEDDRETLFGSELLSPSGQTDVQTLAIMLQEQLEAINKEIKLIQEEKESTELRAEEIESRVSSVALDASPIPPSSLGGRDSVGRGYMTPSITSSTLASPSPPSSGHSTPRLPHSPARDTDRQNSKDGEECRALALIDSNTPAVPRALRLDRMTHTHPGAGLDDHREFRSLSADGAITASQDSLHKASKKKSIKSSIGRLFGKKEKGRIGAPGRESTSLASTPSDDLGPADPLGLAKLGTGTVEKDRRSKKKHDLLEEACRQGLPFASWDGPTVVTWLELWVGMPAWYVAACRANVKSGAIMANLSDTEIQREIGISNPLHRLKLRLAIQEMVSLTSPSAPASTRSSTSNIWMTHAEMESLAAATKPEQKEFSWDQILAYGDMNHEWVGNEWLPSLGLPQYRSYFMESLVDARMLDHLTKKELRGQLKMVDSFHRVSLHYGIMCLKRLNYDRKELERRREDSQHQNQDVMVWSNERVMCWVQSIGLKEFADNLLESGVHGALLALDDTFDYTDLALLLQIPNQNTQARQLLEKEYNALISMGTERRPDEDGTKTFTRSPSWRRMFREKDLRGVTSDSSETLPANFRASAISTPSVTLRKVQSEVNSGQRGESASVRTYSC comes from the exons ATGACGGTGGTCAAGCGGCAAGCCCAGTCGCCCGCAGGAGTGTCCAGTGAGGTGGAAGTCCTCAAGGCCCTCAAGTCTCTCTTTGAGCACCACAAGGCTCTGGATGAAAAG GTTCGAGAGCGTCTCCGAGTGGCCCTCGAGAGGGTGTCCATGTTGGAGGATCAGCTAGCCGCGTCTTCTCAAGAG GTAATCTCTTTAAGAGACCAAATTAAAAGGCGTCAACAAGGGTTGGACGGCGGGAAAGAT CGATTACCCAACGGTCCCGCTTCTGGCTTGGAGGACAGCGAGCTGGAAAGACAGCGGGAAGTAGAGATAGAGCGTCAGAGAGCCGAACTCTCCCAGCTGAGAGAAAGACTGGCTCTCATGTGCCGGCAG GTCGGCGAAATAGAGGAACAGCTTGCGTCCGCCAGGAGGGAGGTGACAAAGTCGGAGGAGGCCAATCAGAAGCTCCAACGGGAAGTGAAAGAG GCCCTTTGCCAAAGAGAGGACATGGAGGAACGGATAACAACACTAGAACGCAG GTACCTCAGCGCTCAAAGGGAAGCGACCTCCCTCCACGATATCAAGGACAAGTTGGAAAACGACCTGGCCAGCAAGGAGTCCCTCCACAGGCAGAGCGAGGAGAAAAACAGGCAACTCCAGGAGCGTTTGGACGAAGCCAAGCAGAAACTCCAGCAAACCTTGCAACGGGCTGAGACGCTGCCTGAGATCGAAGCGCAGCTCGCGCAACGGGTTGCCGCTCTCAACAAG GCAGAAGAGCGCCACGGTAACTTTGAAGAGCGACTACGGCAAATGGAAGCTCAGCTTGAAGAGAAGAACCAAGAGCTACAGAGG GCTAGGCAGAGGGAAAAAATGAACGACGAACACAACAAACGACTCTCCGACACCGTCGACAAACTTCTGTCCGAGTCCAACGAGAGACTCCAGCTGCATCTTAAAGAGAGGATGGCAGCGCTGGAAGAAAAG AATGCGCTCTCTGAAGAACTGGCTAATATGAAGAAAATCCAGGATGACCTTCTTGCTAACAAG GAGCAGCTCATTGCTGAGCTGGAACGGATCCAACTGGAGCTGGACCAGCTGAGGGGCAGGCCTGGCTCATCTTATTCCAG GGCGGGCAGCGTGAGCTCACTTCCATCCACCTTGTTTCGAAGATCTCTCCCAGGGAGCGCCTCGGAGCTGCGCTACCCCCAGGGCGGCGGCTCCCTCCCGGCCGGCTACAGCAGCTCCTCCGGCGGCGTGGTGGTCCGGCGGACTCACCGCGGCCGCTGGGGGCCAGCTAGGGACGACTGCAACAAG TATGGCGAATGGGATAGTGGCAGTATGATGGGTCCAGGGTTTGAGGGCGTGGAGGGAGTCTGTTCGGACGACGAGGATGACAGGGAGACTCTATTTGGGTCAGAGCTGCTATCGCCTAGCGGTCAGACGGATGTGCAGActttagctattatgctacaGGAGCAACTGGAGGCCATCAACAAGGAGATTAA actcatccaggaggagaaggagagcaCGGAACTGAGGGCGGAAGAGATCGAGAGTCGGGTGAGCAGCGTGGCACTGGACGCGTCCCCGATTCCGCCGTCTTCGCTGGGAGGCCGAGACAGCGTTGGTCGGGGATACATGACCCCCTCCATCACCTCCTCCACGCTGGCGTCTCCCTCGCCCCCCAGCTCCGGCCACTCCACCCCACGCCTGCCGCATTCTCCTGCGAGGGATACTGACAGACAG AACAGCAAAGACGGCGAAGAGTGCCGAGCACTCGCCTTGATCGATTCCAACACTCCCGCCGTCCCTCGAGCCCTGCGACTCGACCGGATGACGCACACTCACCCGGGAGCGGGTCTGGATGACCACAGGGAATTTCGCAG TCTGTCTGCCGACGGCGCCATCACGGCGAGCCAGGATTCTCTCCACAAAGCcagcaaaaagaaaagcatTAAGTCCTCCATCGGCCGTCTCTtcggaaaaaaggaaaaggggaGGATCGGTGCACCTGGACGCGAGTCTACCTCTTTGG CCTCAACGCCTTCAGATGACTTGGGCCCGGCAGACCCACTGGGCCTAGCTAAACTTGGGACCGGAACAGTTGAAAAAGACCGTCGCAGCAAAAAGAA GCATGACCTACTCGAGGAGGCTTGTCGTCAGGGTTTGCCTTTTGCCTCGTGGGATGGTCCGACGGTCGTTACGTGGCTCGAG tTGTGGGTCGGAATGCCGGCGTGGTACGTGGCAGCGTGCCGCGCCAACGTGAAGAGCGGCGCCATCATGGCCAACCTTTCCGACACAGAGATCCAGCGAGAGATTGGCATCAGCAACCCTCTGCACAGGCTCAAACTCCGGCTTGCCATCCAGGAAATGGTTTCCCTCACCAGCCCCTCGGCGCCGGCGAGCACACGTTCG TCAACCAGTAATATTTGGATGACACATGCTGAGATGGAGTCACTCGCTGCTGCCACTAAGCCA GAACAGAAAGAGTTCAGCTGGGATCAG ATCCTGGCTTACGGCGACATGAACCACGAGTGGGTGGGAAACGAGTGGCTGCCCAGTCTGGGTTTGCCCCAGTACCGCTCTTACTTCATGGAGTCACTGGTGGACGCCCGAATGCTCGACCACCTCACCAAGAAAGAGCTGAGGGGCCAGCTGAAGATGGTGGACAGTTTCCACAG GGTGAGCCTCCATTACGGCATCATGTGCTTGAAGCGCttgaactatgacaggaaagaGCTGGAGAGGAGGAGAGAGGATAGCCAACATCAGAACCAAG ATGTGATGGTGTGGTCCAACGAGCGTGTGATGTGTTGGGTCCAGTCCATCGGTCTCAAAGAGTTTGCGGACAACCTCTTGGAGAGCGGAGTTCACGGGGCGCTGCTGGCTCTCGACGACACCTTTGACTACACTGACTTGGCCCTTCTTCTCCAGATACCCAATCAGAACACGCAG GCGAGGCAGCTCTTGGAAAAGGAGTACAACGCTCTCATCTCCATGGGAACAGAGAGGAGGCCAGACGAG GACGGCACCAAGACGTTCACACGCTCGCCCTCGTGGAGGAGGATGTTCCGGGAGAAAGACCTCCGCGGCGTGACCTCCGACTCTTCGGAAACGTTACCGGCCAACTTCCGTGCCTCTGCGATCTCCACCCCGTCCGTCACCCTGAGGAAAGTCCAAAGTGAAG TGAATTCGGGTCAAAGAGGAGAGTCGGCATCAGTGAGAACATATTCTTGCTAA